A single Paenibacillus sp. FSL R5-0517 DNA region contains:
- the pdaA gene encoding delta-lactam-biosynthetic de-N-acetylase, with protein MKRMVLYILVALLSISMVPAQTEASPVTGAYHFGFKKSQNGQLPSIDQEGFKSILQHNDAIFLGDTKQKELYLTFDNGYENGFTPAILDVLRTKKVPAAFFVTGHYLKDQPELVKRMAAEGHIVGNHSWSHPDMTRISNEKLKVELEKVKSEVNRLTGQQATFLRPPRGIFNNRTLAESHAQGYVNVFWSVAYKDWDTNVQRGAQYAHQEVLKQLHPGAVILLHSVSKDNTEALGSIIDEARKQGYVFKSLDDLRTKSY; from the coding sequence ATGAAGCGAATGGTTCTATATATATTGGTGGCACTGTTATCCATCAGTATGGTACCGGCACAGACTGAAGCATCACCGGTTACCGGAGCATATCACTTTGGCTTCAAAAAGAGTCAAAACGGTCAGCTGCCCTCCATTGATCAGGAAGGCTTCAAATCGATCTTACAACATAACGATGCCATTTTCCTGGGGGATACAAAGCAAAAGGAATTGTATCTCACGTTTGATAACGGGTATGAGAATGGATTCACGCCTGCCATACTGGATGTTTTGCGTACCAAGAAAGTGCCAGCTGCTTTCTTTGTAACAGGTCATTATCTGAAAGATCAGCCTGAGTTGGTCAAACGCATGGCGGCTGAAGGTCATATCGTCGGTAATCATTCATGGAGTCATCCGGATATGACCCGTATCTCCAATGAAAAGCTTAAAGTGGAACTGGAGAAGGTCAAATCAGAGGTGAATCGTCTGACAGGTCAACAAGCGACCTTTTTGCGCCCACCGCGCGGAATCTTTAACAATCGCACGCTTGCGGAGAGTCATGCTCAGGGTTATGTGAATGTGTTCTGGTCTGTTGCCTACAAAGATTGGGATACCAATGTGCAACGTGGTGCACAATATGCTCATCAAGAGGTATTGAAGCAACTTCATCCAGGGGCTGTCATTTTGCTTCACTCAGTATCCAAAGATAACACGGAAGCACTCGGCTCCATTATTGATGAGGCACGCAAGCAAGGATATGTATTTAAAAGTCTGGATGATTTGCGAACCAAAAGTTATTGA